The Geomonas ferrireducens genome includes a window with the following:
- a CDS encoding ABC transporter ATP-binding protein, which produces MAIIEIKNVKKQYQTGADLVEALRGVDITIEAGEFITIMGQSGSGKSTLLSVLGGMNHPTSGDVEMAGVKLYQLGSEQLADFRAQNLGFVFQSFHLIQYLTALENVMLPLAIVKMSTAEKRDAARKALERVGLGAKTDRLPNQLSGGEQERVAIARAIVNNPHILLADEPTGNLDSKTSEEVMALFRQLNEAGQTVVMVTHNQENGAYSDRTIRLKDGLISD; this is translated from the coding sequence ATGGCTATCATAGAAATCAAGAACGTGAAGAAGCAGTATCAGACCGGAGCGGACCTGGTTGAGGCGCTGCGCGGAGTCGACATAACCATCGAGGCTGGAGAGTTCATCACCATCATGGGGCAGTCCGGTTCTGGGAAGAGTACCCTGCTGTCCGTTCTCGGCGGCATGAACCATCCCACGAGCGGGGATGTCGAGATGGCAGGCGTCAAGCTTTACCAGTTGGGAAGCGAGCAGTTGGCCGACTTCAGGGCTCAGAACCTCGGGTTCGTGTTCCAATCCTTTCACTTGATCCAATACCTTACCGCGCTGGAAAACGTCATGCTCCCGCTTGCCATCGTGAAGATGAGCACGGCAGAGAAGAGGGATGCTGCGCGCAAGGCGCTCGAGCGGGTCGGTCTCGGCGCGAAAACGGACCGGCTTCCGAACCAGCTTTCCGGCGGTGAGCAGGAGCGCGTCGCCATCGCCCGGGCCATCGTCAACAACCCGCACATCCTTCTTGCCGACGAGCCGACGGGAAACCTCGACTCCAAGACGAGCGAGGAAGTCATGGCGCTTTTCAGGCAACTGAACGAGGCGGGGCAGACCGTGGTAATGGTCACGCACAACCAGGAGAACGGCGCTTATTCGGACCGGACCATACGCTTAAAGGACGGCCTGATCAGCGATTAG
- a CDS encoding TolC family protein, protein MKYRLFPLYLLLSLLLAAPAVHADATKPTPENLDLLVQSALENNPELKSSSARWQMYRNRIKQAGALEDPMLMLKIQNGVVTDPVNFKRDGMTQKVIGISQLFPFAGKRQLKEDIAAAEAEGYRWSVEERKLELTRMVKETYYQIYFTDRSLAILDKNIKILDDFITLAQTKYSVGQGAQQDIYKALLERSKMLDMKISLEQQRRSLEVNLNSLLNRPQSTKVGEISDFKLPPFGYTSEQLLDMAEDSRPQLKTVRAQIEKGKAGRLLAQKESYPDFNVSFEYMQRDKAMGSDGSDMYSLGVTFNLPIQKARRQAMVAESTSEVSMGDAELAAARNTISSGINDLLAQMDRRRKLVDLYTTGILPQAEQSLESAVIGYRVNKVDFLTLLDNRVTLFNYEREYYDSMADYQMKLAQLEALVGRDLSSAPPSNAPSVHEQGSESEHADGHQ, encoded by the coding sequence ATGAAATACCGGCTATTTCCGCTGTACCTGTTACTGTCACTTCTGTTGGCCGCTCCTGCAGTCCACGCCGACGCCACAAAGCCCACCCCCGAAAACCTCGACCTGTTGGTGCAATCCGCCCTGGAGAACAACCCTGAGCTGAAGTCCTCCTCCGCGCGGTGGCAGATGTACCGAAACCGCATCAAGCAAGCCGGCGCCCTGGAAGATCCCATGCTGATGCTGAAGATCCAGAACGGCGTCGTCACCGATCCGGTCAACTTCAAGCGCGACGGCATGACTCAGAAGGTTATCGGCATAAGCCAGCTGTTCCCGTTCGCGGGAAAAAGGCAGCTGAAAGAAGACATCGCAGCCGCCGAGGCGGAAGGGTACCGCTGGAGCGTCGAGGAAAGAAAGCTGGAACTCACCAGGATGGTGAAGGAAACCTACTACCAGATCTATTTCACTGACAGATCCCTCGCGATCCTCGACAAAAACATCAAGATCCTAGACGACTTCATTACCTTGGCCCAGACCAAGTACTCGGTGGGGCAGGGGGCGCAGCAGGACATCTACAAGGCGCTCCTCGAGCGCTCTAAGATGCTCGACATGAAGATCTCCCTGGAACAGCAGCGCAGAAGCCTCGAGGTCAATCTCAACTCGCTGCTGAACCGTCCGCAGAGCACCAAGGTGGGTGAGATAAGCGACTTCAAGCTCCCCCCGTTCGGTTACACCTCAGAGCAGTTGCTCGACATGGCCGAGGATAGCCGTCCGCAGTTGAAAACGGTCCGGGCCCAGATCGAGAAGGGGAAAGCGGGGCGCCTGCTTGCGCAGAAGGAATCCTACCCGGATTTCAACGTCTCCTTCGAGTACATGCAGCGCGACAAGGCGATGGGGAGCGACGGCTCCGACATGTACTCGCTGGGGGTCACCTTCAACCTTCCCATCCAGAAGGCGCGCCGCCAGGCGATGGTTGCTGAGTCCACCTCCGAGGTGAGCATGGGCGACGCCGAGCTCGCGGCCGCTAGAAACACCATATCCTCGGGTATCAACGATCTTCTGGCCCAGATGGACCGGCGCAGGAAACTGGTCGATCTCTACACCACCGGGATCCTCCCGCAGGCCGAGCAGTCGCTGGAATCTGCCGTCATCGGTTACCGGGTCAACAAGGTCGATTTCCTGACCCTGCTCGACAACCGGGTGACGCTCTTCAACTACGAGCGCGAGTACTACGACTCCATGGCGGACTACCAGATGAAGCTGGCCCAGTTGGAAGCGCTGGTCGGCAGGGATCTCTCTTCGGCGCCTCCCTCTAACGCACCTTCGGTGCACGAGCAGGGCAGCGAGAGCGAACATGCCGATGGGCACCAGTGA
- a CDS encoding ABC transporter permease, which translates to MKLHTISINNLKRRKAKMAFLTIGLMVGIATIVTLVTLTRSMSNDIERKMDEFGANILITPQSNGLSMNYGGISLGGVTFDQREIKQEDLDKVRKIKNNKNISAISPKVLGGVKINGHDVLLVGVEFPAELKMKQWWQIFGEEPKGENDILLGSDASNTLNASSGDTIEIKGEKFKVAGVLNQTGSQDDSLVFASLPKVQKILGKEGKITMAEVAALCSGCPISDMVNQIAELLPDSKVSAIQQVVAGRLKALDQFKRFSYAMAGVVVFIGSLIVFVTMMGSVNERTTEIGVFRAIGFRKSHIMRIILLEAALVSILAGLLGYAAGMGGAKLALPFMAESKNAHLVWDTTIAFGSVGLALLLGILASLYPALHASKMDPTEALRAL; encoded by the coding sequence ATGAAACTGCACACCATCTCGATCAACAACCTGAAACGGCGCAAGGCAAAGATGGCTTTCCTCACCATCGGCCTTATGGTCGGCATCGCCACCATCGTAACCCTCGTCACCCTGACCCGCTCCATGTCCAACGACATAGAACGCAAGATGGACGAGTTCGGTGCGAACATCCTGATCACGCCGCAGAGTAACGGCCTGTCCATGAACTACGGCGGCATCAGCCTTGGCGGCGTCACCTTCGACCAGCGCGAGATCAAGCAGGAAGACCTCGACAAGGTCCGCAAGATCAAGAACAACAAGAACATCTCGGCGATCTCGCCCAAGGTGCTGGGCGGCGTGAAGATAAATGGTCACGACGTGCTGCTGGTTGGGGTTGAATTCCCCGCCGAACTGAAGATGAAACAGTGGTGGCAGATTTTCGGTGAGGAACCGAAGGGTGAGAACGACATCCTGCTAGGCAGTGACGCGTCCAATACGCTGAACGCAAGTTCCGGCGACACCATCGAGATAAAAGGGGAGAAGTTCAAGGTGGCGGGTGTATTGAACCAGACCGGCTCTCAGGACGACTCGCTGGTCTTCGCCTCGCTCCCGAAGGTGCAGAAGATCCTCGGCAAGGAGGGGAAGATCACCATGGCAGAGGTGGCGGCACTTTGCTCCGGCTGCCCGATCAGCGACATGGTGAACCAGATCGCCGAACTGCTTCCCGACAGCAAGGTTTCCGCGATTCAGCAGGTAGTCGCCGGACGTCTTAAAGCGCTGGACCAGTTCAAACGTTTCTCCTACGCCATGGCGGGGGTGGTCGTCTTCATCGGCTCCCTGATCGTCTTCGTGACCATGATGGGGAGCGTGAACGAGCGCACCACTGAGATCGGCGTCTTCCGCGCCATCGGCTTCAGGAAGAGTCACATCATGCGCATCATACTGCTCGAAGCTGCCCTGGTTAGCATCCTGGCCGGGCTCCTTGGATACGCCGCGGGCATGGGAGGTGCGAAACTTGCCCTGCCTTTCATGGCTGAAAGCAAGAACGCCCACCTGGTATGGGATACCACCATCGCCTTCGGTTCCGTCGGGCTCGCGCTTCTCCTGGGCATCCTGGCAAGCCTCTACCCGGCGCTGCACGCAAGCAAGATGGATCCGACCGAAGCCCTCAGGGCTCTATAA
- a CDS encoding heavy metal-binding domain-containing protein → MDTAQIIVTLGGIALIAFTLWFFFGKKSTSQPSSSKSALYACPMHPWITSSDPTADCSICGMKLVKSDEVGK, encoded by the coding sequence ATGGATACCGCACAGATCATCGTCACCTTGGGCGGCATCGCCCTGATAGCCTTCACCCTCTGGTTCTTTTTCGGCAAAAAGAGCACCAGCCAGCCTTCTTCATCGAAGAGCGCCCTCTATGCCTGCCCCATGCATCCCTGGATCACCAGCAGCGACCCCACCGCGGACTGCTCGATCTGCGGCATGAAGCTCGTCAAGAGCGACGAAGTCGGGAAGTAG
- a CDS encoding efflux RND transporter permease subunit translates to MIEKIIEYSARNRVVILMMFALVIAWGVWAVYKTPVDAIPDLSDNQVIVFTDYPGRSPQVVEDQVTYPLAVNLQGLPQVRAVRASSAFGFSMIYVIFEDKADIYWARTRVLERLNYAASLLPAGVVPTLGPDGTGVGHVFWYTLEGKGYDLEQLRTLQDWFVRYQLNTVPGVAEVASIGGFVREYQVDLDPNRLFAYNIKVGQVAEAIKKSNNDVGGRLLEQADAEYLIRGRGYVKSTADLEDIVVGADMRGTPIYVKNLGTVQLGGAIRRGMLDMNGQGEAVGGIVVMRYGENAKDVIDRVKEKIVSLEKGLPPGVKIMVSYDRSDLIARAIDTLKHSLIEESIVVSLVILVFLLHFQSALVIVLTLPIAVLISFITMKLMGVTSNIMSLGGIAIAIGVLVDAGVIMVENCYRHLSEMPPEERKEKRLEVIITSAKQVGRAIFFSLAIIILSFVPVFLLEGQEGKMFHPLAFTKTFSMMGSAFIAITLVPVLMYFFMKGKMPPESSNPVSSFFIKLYSPVIRWVLKWKKTTIALNVVALAIAIPMFMSIGSEFMPPLDEGSLLYMPVTLPNISINEAKRLIQVQDTVIKSVPEVEHVLGKVGRAETSTDPAPVSMFESIIILKPKEQWRPGVTKADIVSELDGKLQQIGVRNGWTQPIINRINMLSTGVRTDLGVKIFGSDLNVLKDLAVQAEGILKTVPGAADVVAERVTGGNYIDIDIDREAAARYGVQVGDIQEVISTALGGEMLSTSVEGRNRFPIRLRYMRELRSDIPSIQRILVSGMEGSQVPLSLVTKLKVSTGAPEINSEGGLLRSIVFLNVRGRDMGGFVNEAKTVLEKQLKLPPGYYVAWSGQWENQVRAKARLQMLVPAGILIIFILLYFTFHSALEASMVMLSVPFALVGGVYLVKLLGYNMSVAVWVGFIALYGIAVETGVVMVIYLHEALDRRLLKGPVTEQDIYDATFEGAVLRLRPKLMTVAVALLGLVPIMWSSGTGADVMKPIAAPMIGGMISSAVHVLIMTPVIFVLMKKHDLKKGKLKYSGMKH, encoded by the coding sequence ATGATTGAAAAGATCATCGAATATTCCGCCCGCAACCGAGTCGTCATCCTGATGATGTTCGCTCTGGTGATCGCCTGGGGCGTGTGGGCCGTCTATAAGACGCCGGTGGATGCCATCCCGGACCTTTCCGACAACCAGGTAATCGTCTTCACCGATTACCCCGGCCGTTCTCCGCAGGTGGTCGAGGACCAGGTGACCTATCCGCTCGCCGTGAACCTGCAGGGGCTCCCGCAGGTACGCGCGGTGCGTGCCTCCTCCGCCTTCGGTTTCTCCATGATCTACGTGATCTTCGAGGACAAGGCGGACATCTACTGGGCGAGGACACGCGTTCTGGAGCGCCTGAACTACGCCGCCTCGCTGCTTCCGGCAGGCGTGGTGCCGACGCTTGGCCCTGACGGCACCGGTGTCGGACACGTCTTCTGGTACACGCTGGAAGGGAAGGGGTACGACCTCGAACAGCTGCGCACGCTGCAGGACTGGTTCGTCCGTTACCAGTTGAATACCGTTCCAGGCGTGGCCGAGGTCGCCTCCATCGGCGGCTTCGTACGCGAGTACCAGGTCGACCTCGATCCCAACCGCCTCTTTGCCTACAACATCAAGGTGGGGCAGGTGGCCGAGGCGATCAAGAAGTCGAACAACGACGTGGGGGGGAGGCTGCTCGAGCAGGCCGACGCCGAGTACCTGATCCGCGGCCGAGGCTACGTGAAGTCGACCGCCGACCTTGAAGACATCGTCGTGGGCGCCGACATGCGCGGCACCCCGATCTACGTGAAAAATCTCGGCACCGTGCAACTGGGTGGCGCCATCCGCCGCGGCATGCTCGACATGAACGGGCAGGGTGAGGCCGTAGGCGGCATCGTGGTCATGCGCTACGGTGAAAACGCCAAGGACGTCATCGACCGGGTCAAGGAGAAGATCGTTTCGCTCGAGAAGGGGCTTCCTCCCGGCGTGAAGATCATGGTCTCCTACGACCGAAGCGACCTCATCGCCCGCGCCATCGACACGCTGAAACACTCGCTCATAGAGGAATCGATTGTCGTCTCGCTGGTGATCCTCGTGTTCCTGCTCCACTTCCAGAGCGCCCTTGTCATCGTGCTGACCCTGCCCATCGCCGTGCTCATCTCCTTCATCACCATGAAGCTCATGGGAGTGACGTCGAACATAATGTCGCTAGGGGGGATCGCCATCGCCATCGGCGTCCTGGTCGACGCGGGCGTCATCATGGTGGAGAACTGCTACCGACACCTTTCCGAGATGCCGCCCGAGGAGCGCAAAGAGAAGCGCCTCGAGGTGATCATCACCTCGGCCAAGCAGGTGGGACGCGCCATCTTCTTCTCGCTCGCCATCATCATCCTCTCCTTCGTCCCGGTCTTCCTGCTCGAGGGACAGGAAGGGAAGATGTTCCATCCGCTCGCCTTCACCAAGACCTTCTCCATGATGGGGTCGGCGTTCATCGCCATCACCCTGGTCCCGGTGCTCATGTACTTCTTCATGAAGGGGAAGATGCCGCCGGAGAGCTCCAACCCGGTCTCCAGCTTCTTCATAAAGCTGTACTCGCCGGTCATCAGGTGGGTGCTCAAGTGGAAGAAGACCACCATAGCGCTGAACGTAGTGGCGCTCGCCATCGCCATCCCGATGTTCATGAGCATCGGCAGCGAGTTCATGCCGCCTCTGGACGAGGGATCGCTACTGTACATGCCGGTTACGCTTCCGAACATCTCGATCAATGAGGCGAAACGCCTGATCCAGGTACAGGACACCGTGATCAAGAGCGTCCCTGAGGTGGAGCACGTGCTCGGCAAGGTGGGGCGCGCGGAGACCTCCACGGACCCGGCGCCGGTTTCCATGTTCGAGAGCATCATAATCCTGAAGCCCAAGGAGCAATGGCGCCCCGGTGTAACGAAGGCGGACATCGTCTCCGAGCTGGACGGCAAGCTGCAGCAGATAGGTGTTAGAAACGGCTGGACCCAGCCGATCATCAACCGCATCAACATGCTCTCAACCGGCGTGCGCACCGACCTCGGCGTCAAGATCTTCGGCTCCGACCTGAACGTCCTGAAGGATCTGGCGGTGCAGGCCGAGGGGATCCTGAAGACGGTACCGGGAGCCGCCGACGTCGTCGCCGAACGTGTCACCGGCGGCAACTACATCGACATCGATATCGACCGTGAAGCGGCCGCGCGCTACGGCGTGCAGGTTGGGGACATCCAGGAAGTGATTTCAACGGCGCTCGGCGGCGAGATGCTCTCCACCTCGGTCGAGGGGCGCAACCGCTTCCCGATCCGCCTGCGTTACATGCGCGAGTTGCGCAGCGACATTCCGTCCATTCAGCGCATCCTGGTCTCCGGCATGGAGGGATCGCAGGTCCCGCTTTCGCTGGTCACGAAGCTGAAGGTCTCCACCGGTGCGCCCGAGATCAACAGCGAGGGGGGGCTTTTGCGCTCCATCGTCTTCCTGAACGTGCGCGGACGTGACATGGGCGGCTTCGTGAACGAGGCGAAGACGGTTCTCGAAAAACAGCTGAAGCTCCCCCCGGGATATTACGTCGCCTGGTCGGGACAGTGGGAGAACCAGGTCCGCGCGAAGGCGAGGCTGCAGATGCTGGTACCTGCAGGGATTCTGATCATCTTCATCCTGCTATACTTCACCTTCCATTCGGCGCTCGAGGCGAGCATGGTCATGCTCTCCGTACCATTCGCGCTGGTGGGCGGAGTTTACCTGGTGAAGCTCCTCGGTTACAACATGTCCGTCGCGGTATGGGTCGGCTTCATCGCCCTTTACGGCATTGCGGTCGAGACCGGGGTGGTCATGGTCATCTATCTGCACGAGGCGCTCGACCGAAGGCTCCTCAAGGGGCCCGTAACCGAGCAGGACATCTATGACGCTACCTTCGAGGGAGCGGTCTTGCGCCTGAGACCGAAGCTGATGACTGTTGCCGTCGCGCTCCTCGGCCTCGTTCCGATCATGTGGTCGTCGGGAACCGGTGCCGACGTAATGAAACCGATCGCGGCGCCGATGATCGGCGGCATGATCTCCTCGGCAGTCCACGTACTCATCATGACCCCGGTGATCTTCGTCCTGATGAAGAAGCACGATCTTAAAAAAGGAAAACTGAAATACTCCGGGATGAAGCACTGA
- a CDS encoding efflux RND transporter periplasmic adaptor subunit, with product MNKSLKVAVPIILVLVAAAGGGYYFWQQKHQAPAGKEKTAQGPVLYTCAMHPFIIKDKPGTCPICGMQLIKKVEGAQASPEEQKMLGHVSLSPTQSVMANVATVAADYAPLSKEINAVGIVQYDQARQAKVTAWVAGRIDKLNVNTVGAYVSKGRPVAEVYSPDLVAAQQEYLLALRSRDQFKKSTIEAISQGGEGLVASARQRLKLLGVKDAQIAGLEKAGHPNIKLPIYTPLSGIVIEKIVQEGQYVNMGDPLFSIADLSSVWVEVEVYENEFSFVKMGQRVEIVSQSYPGKTFAGRVSFIYPFLDPKTRTVKVRVDLPNPGLKLKPDMFVNASIKAPLGNALVVPVTALMDTGKRQVVWVESQPGMFEPRDVQVGARVGDKVQILSGVKQGEKVAASGGYLIDSEAQLAGGSGGGGHEGHGGAAAPAKGTPAAPGASGGHEGHGAPAAPAAPKKGGMNMDDMKM from the coding sequence ATGAACAAAAGCTTGAAGGTTGCGGTTCCCATCATCCTGGTCCTGGTTGCGGCAGCAGGCGGAGGATACTACTTCTGGCAGCAGAAACACCAGGCTCCCGCAGGGAAGGAAAAAACCGCCCAGGGACCGGTGCTCTACACCTGCGCCATGCACCCCTTTATCATCAAGGACAAGCCCGGAACCTGCCCAATCTGCGGGATGCAGCTGATCAAGAAGGTCGAAGGAGCTCAGGCAAGCCCTGAAGAGCAGAAGATGCTCGGCCATGTCTCCCTCTCGCCGACCCAGTCGGTCATGGCCAACGTGGCTACGGTAGCCGCCGATTACGCGCCTCTATCCAAGGAGATCAACGCAGTCGGCATCGTGCAGTACGACCAGGCGAGGCAGGCGAAGGTGACCGCATGGGTGGCGGGACGCATCGATAAGCTGAACGTGAACACGGTCGGCGCCTATGTTTCCAAGGGAAGGCCGGTTGCCGAGGTTTACTCGCCCGACCTTGTTGCCGCCCAGCAGGAATACCTTCTCGCCCTGAGAAGCCGCGACCAGTTCAAGAAATCAACCATAGAGGCCATTTCGCAGGGAGGCGAGGGACTGGTCGCTTCGGCACGCCAAAGGCTCAAGCTTCTGGGCGTCAAGGATGCACAGATCGCAGGACTCGAGAAGGCGGGGCACCCGAACATCAAGCTTCCCATCTACACGCCGCTCTCCGGGATCGTCATCGAGAAAATCGTCCAGGAGGGGCAATACGTCAACATGGGTGATCCCCTCTTCAGCATCGCCGACCTCTCCAGTGTCTGGGTCGAGGTCGAGGTGTACGAAAACGAGTTCTCCTTCGTGAAGATGGGGCAGCGCGTCGAGATCGTCTCGCAGTCCTACCCGGGCAAGACCTTCGCGGGGCGCGTCTCCTTCATCTACCCCTTCCTCGATCCCAAAACCCGTACCGTGAAGGTGAGGGTGGATCTTCCCAACCCGGGGCTGAAACTGAAGCCCGACATGTTCGTCAACGCGAGCATCAAGGCGCCGCTCGGGAACGCTCTGGTGGTTCCGGTCACCGCGCTCATGGACACCGGGAAGCGCCAGGTGGTCTGGGTCGAGTCCCAGCCGGGGATGTTCGAGCCGCGCGACGTACAGGTGGGTGCCCGCGTGGGCGACAAGGTGCAGATCCTCTCCGGGGTGAAGCAGGGCGAGAAGGTTGCGGCTTCCGGCGGCTACCTGATCGACTCCGAGGCGCAGCTTGCCGGCGGCTCAGGCGGAGGCGGCCACGAGGGACACGGCGGTGCCGCGGCTCCCGCTAAAGGGACTCCTGCCGCTCCCGGCGCGAGTGGCGGACACGAAGGGCACGGCGCCCCGGCCGCACCGGCTGCTCCCAAGAAGGGCGGTATGAACATGGACGACATGAAGATGTAG